Proteins from a genomic interval of Ralstonia wenshanensis:
- a CDS encoding RNA polymerase sigma factor: protein MSDLASRLIALTPRLRRHARGLMRDASRADDLVQDTLERAWRYRWRFQLRPRLGPIGQIGAKGEGDGLFAWLLTIMHRLHLNAVRRPDRIELSDSPPEIPVDDDPGLRRDLLRALATLPEDQRAVLLLVGLEQFAYKEAADVLGVPVGTVMSRLSRARERMRVALDGSPAASRASAVSDDGSSAALHRVK, encoded by the coding sequence ATGTCCGACCTGGCCAGCCGGCTGATTGCGCTCACGCCACGCCTGCGCCGACACGCGCGCGGCCTGATGCGGGATGCCAGCCGTGCCGATGATCTTGTCCAGGACACGCTGGAACGCGCCTGGCGTTATCGCTGGCGGTTCCAGCTACGGCCCAGGCTTGGGCCGATCGGGCAGATTGGCGCAAAGGGCGAGGGCGACGGGTTGTTTGCCTGGCTGCTCACCATCATGCATCGGCTGCACCTGAACGCCGTGCGCCGGCCCGATCGGATCGAGCTGAGCGACTCACCTCCCGAGATCCCCGTCGACGACGACCCCGGTTTGCGCCGCGACTTGCTGCGTGCGCTGGCGACGCTGCCCGAAGACCAGCGGGCGGTACTGCTGCTCGTCGGTCTGGAGCAGTTCGCCTACAAGGAAGCCGCCGACGTGCTGGGGGTGCCGGTGGGCACGGTGATGTCGCGGCTGTCGCGGGCGCGTGAGCGGATGCGCGTGGCGCTGGATGGCTCGCCCGCTGCGTCCCGTGCATCGGCGGTGTCTGACGACGGGAGCAGCGCAGCGCTGCACCGCGTGAAGTGA
- a CDS encoding COG4315 family predicted lipoprotein, with translation MSQSAASQKLFNPRAALAGAALLAAFGLAGCSGMGMGMGGSSTPSAVKVTNGTLTDQHGMALYTFDRDAMAGKSACNGKCAENWPPLAANDADKPSGDYTIITRDDGKKQWAYRGKPLYLWTKDKMPGDQTGDGFMNVWHIAKP, from the coding sequence ATGAGCCAGTCCGCAGCTTCCCAGAAGTTGTTCAATCCGCGCGCCGCATTGGCCGGCGCCGCGCTGCTTGCCGCATTCGGTTTGGCAGGCTGCAGCGGCATGGGTATGGGCATGGGCGGGTCGTCCACGCCATCGGCCGTCAAGGTGACCAACGGCACGCTTACGGATCAGCACGGCATGGCGCTCTACACGTTCGACCGTGACGCCATGGCCGGCAAGAGCGCCTGTAACGGCAAGTGCGCCGAGAACTGGCCGCCGCTGGCTGCCAATGACGCCGACAAGCCGTCTGGCGATTACACCATCATCACGCGCGACGACGGCAAGAAACAGTGGGCCTATCGCGGCAAGCCGCTCTACCTCTGGACCAAGGACAAGATGCCCGGTGATCAGACCGGAGACGGCTTCATGAACGTTTGGCACATCGCCAAGCCGTAA
- the ccsB gene encoding c-type cytochrome biogenesis protein CcsB encodes MEASNPQTTMASADLGALQRPSYFRRLGWFDWLFAAMLAAGAGYAFSRYGAYMDGYERGILVAAVPAFAWLGWTWKPVRVLMIGIAVLALFGISQYAGANGPDLARAEHAFFLKYFLASQSAILWMSALIFLSTLFFWTGFLLRWEAGGSIGSKLCWAAVVLGLTGMLVRWYESYLVGADIGHIPISNLYEVFILFTLITSLFYLYYEQRYKTRALGPFVMLVVSAAVGFLLWYTVSRSAQEIQPLVPALQSWWMKIHVPANFIGYGTFALSAMVGAAYLLKERGVLADRLPSLEVLDDVMYKAITVGFAFFTIATILGALWAADAWGGYWSWDPKETWALIVWLNYAAWLHMRLMKGLRGRMAAWWALIGLLVTTFAFLGVNMFLSGLHSYGEL; translated from the coding sequence ATGGAAGCGAGCAATCCCCAAACGACCATGGCGAGCGCCGATCTGGGCGCGCTGCAACGCCCATCGTATTTCCGCCGCCTAGGCTGGTTTGACTGGCTGTTTGCTGCAATGCTGGCGGCCGGGGCTGGTTATGCCTTCTCCCGCTATGGCGCTTATATGGATGGCTACGAGCGCGGCATTCTCGTCGCCGCCGTGCCCGCCTTCGCATGGCTGGGCTGGACATGGAAGCCGGTGCGCGTGCTGATGATCGGCATCGCCGTGCTGGCGCTGTTCGGTATCTCGCAATATGCCGGCGCCAATGGCCCGGATCTCGCCCGGGCTGAACACGCCTTCTTCCTCAAGTATTTCCTTGCGAGCCAGTCGGCCATCCTGTGGATGAGCGCACTGATCTTCCTGTCCACGCTGTTTTTCTGGACGGGTTTTCTGCTGCGCTGGGAAGCGGGTGGATCGATCGGCAGCAAGCTGTGCTGGGCGGCCGTGGTGCTCGGCCTGACCGGCATGCTGGTGCGGTGGTATGAGTCGTACCTGGTGGGCGCAGACATTGGCCACATCCCCATCTCGAATCTGTACGAGGTGTTCATCCTCTTTACGCTGATCACCTCGCTGTTCTATCTGTACTACGAGCAGCGTTACAAGACGCGCGCGCTGGGGCCGTTCGTGATGCTGGTGGTGTCGGCAGCGGTGGGTTTTCTGCTGTGGTACACGGTGTCGCGCAGCGCGCAGGAGATCCAGCCGCTGGTGCCGGCTCTGCAAAGCTGGTGGATGAAGATCCACGTACCGGCCAATTTCATCGGTTACGGCACGTTCGCGCTGTCGGCTATGGTGGGCGCGGCTTATCTGCTGAAGGAGCGCGGCGTGCTCGCCGATCGCCTTCCGTCGCTCGAAGTGCTGGACGACGTGATGTACAAGGCCATCACCGTCGGGTTTGCGTTCTTCACCATCGCCACGATTCTCGGTGCGCTGTGGGCGGCTGACGCCTGGGGCGGCTACTGGAGCTGGGATCCGAAGGAAACCTGGGCGCTGATCGTTTGGCTGAACTACGCGGCGTGGCTGCACATGCGCCTGATGAAGGGCCTGCGTGGCCGCATGGCGGCCTGGTGGGCGCTGATTGGCCTGTTGGTGACGACGTTCGCCTTCCTGGGCGTGAACATGTTCCTCTCAGGCCTGCATAGTTACGGCGAGCTGTAA
- a CDS encoding cytochrome c biogenesis protein ResB — translation MSSVSTSGVQIRSRRRALRETVELLSSMRFAISLLTVIAIASVIGTVLKQNDPYPNYVNQFGPFWADVFRSLTLPTVYSAWWFLLILAFLVVSTSLCIVRNAPKMLADMRSWRENVREGSLRAFHHRDEFDSTVDTATVIARLAALAQNRGFRIKAFAREGGATLITAKAGAGNKIGYILAHTAIVVICIGGLLDGDMMIRAQMWFGGKSPIKGNAVISDIGPEHRLSTSNPGFRGNAFVPEGSSVSTAILNIADGALIQDLPFMITLKKFTVEHYSTGMPKLFASDIVVTDRRTGKQTAARVEVNKPFVYDGVAIYQSSFEDGGSKLKLTGFPMQGDNAKTFDMSGVVGESSKLTGKGGDYTVEFSDFRLMNVETVTDASGKQDARGVGKKGGAESGLRAELGNVTKMTRDRDLRNVGPSVQYKLRDANGQAHEFSNYMQPVTLDGQSVFLAGMRSQPDEPFRYLRIPADAQGTVRDWMRLRAALQNPAMRGEAARRFALLSMPGEQRAELRNQLMESARRALDLFAGAADVKDGSAGAQGGFAAVATFLQKSVPEGEREKAADVLMKIINSSMWELWQLARAQDGQPAPIVDAASSQWLQSAINALSDNAFYGAPVYLQLTDFQQVQASVFQLTRAPGKNIVYLGSLLLVLGVFSMFYVRERRWWLWIRPQSGQANESVSGAHVLTAMSTMRRTLDFDREFERLKHDIRAAAGAPSAPDAAGAASVDPKPTK, via the coding sequence ATGTCTTCGGTCTCCACTTCCGGCGTCCAGATCCGCTCCCGCCGTCGCGCGCTGCGCGAAACGGTCGAGCTGCTGTCGTCGATGCGCTTTGCCATCAGCCTGCTGACGGTGATCGCCATTGCCAGCGTGATCGGCACGGTGCTCAAACAGAACGATCCGTATCCGAACTACGTCAACCAGTTCGGGCCGTTCTGGGCCGACGTGTTCCGCTCGCTGACGCTGCCCACCGTCTATAGCGCCTGGTGGTTTCTGCTGATCCTGGCGTTTCTGGTGGTGTCGACCTCGCTGTGCATCGTGCGCAACGCCCCCAAGATGCTGGCCGACATGCGCTCCTGGCGCGAGAACGTGCGCGAAGGCAGCTTGCGTGCGTTCCATCACCGCGACGAATTTGATTCCACCGTCGACACCGCAACCGTCATCGCTCGCTTGGCCGCACTTGCGCAGAACCGCGGCTTCCGCATCAAGGCGTTCGCGCGCGAGGGTGGTGCGACGCTGATCACCGCAAAGGCCGGGGCGGGCAACAAGATCGGCTACATCCTTGCGCACACGGCCATCGTCGTGATCTGCATCGGCGGGCTGCTGGACGGCGACATGATGATCCGCGCGCAGATGTGGTTTGGCGGCAAGTCGCCCATCAAGGGCAATGCGGTCATCAGCGACATCGGCCCGGAACATCGGCTCTCGACGTCGAACCCCGGCTTTCGCGGCAATGCGTTCGTGCCGGAAGGTTCGAGCGTCAGCACGGCGATCCTCAACATCGCCGATGGCGCGCTGATCCAGGACCTGCCGTTCATGATCACGCTCAAGAAGTTCACGGTTGAGCATTATTCGACCGGCATGCCAAAGCTGTTCGCCAGCGACATCGTCGTGACCGACCGTCGTACCGGCAAGCAGACCGCCGCACGCGTGGAGGTGAACAAGCCGTTCGTGTATGACGGCGTGGCGATCTACCAGTCGAGCTTCGAAGATGGCGGCTCGAAACTCAAGCTGACCGGCTTCCCGATGCAAGGTGATAACGCCAAGACGTTCGACATGTCGGGCGTCGTGGGCGAAAGCTCCAAGCTCACCGGCAAGGGCGGCGATTACACGGTCGAGTTCTCCGACTTCCGCCTGATGAATGTCGAAACGGTGACGGACGCCTCCGGCAAGCAGGACGCTCGCGGGGTCGGCAAGAAGGGCGGTGCGGAAAGTGGTCTGCGCGCGGAGCTTGGCAACGTGACCAAGATGACGCGCGACCGCGACCTGCGCAACGTCGGCCCCTCGGTCCAGTACAAGCTGCGCGACGCCAACGGGCAGGCGCACGAGTTCAGCAATTACATGCAGCCGGTCACGCTGGACGGGCAGTCGGTGTTCCTGGCCGGCATGCGTTCACAGCCCGACGAGCCGTTCCGCTACCTGCGCATTCCTGCGGACGCACAAGGCACCGTCCGCGACTGGATGCGCCTGCGCGCTGCGCTGCAAAATCCGGCGATGCGGGGCGAAGCGGCGCGCCGGTTTGCGCTGCTCTCCATGCCCGGCGAGCAGCGTGCGGAACTGCGCAACCAGTTGATGGAAAGCGCCCGTCGCGCGCTCGACCTCTTTGCTGGCGCTGCCGATGTAAAGGACGGCTCCGCGGGTGCGCAGGGCGGCTTTGCCGCAGTCGCCACCTTCCTGCAGAAATCGGTGCCCGAAGGCGAGCGCGAGAAGGCCGCCGATGTGCTGATGAAGATCATCAACAGCTCGATGTGGGAGCTGTGGCAACTGGCCCGCGCGCAGGACGGCCAACCGGCCCCCATTGTGGATGCCGCCAGCAGTCAGTGGTTGCAGAGCGCCATCAACGCGCTGTCGGACAATGCCTTCTACGGTGCACCGGTGTATCTGCAGCTGACCGACTTCCAGCAAGTGCAGGCCAGCGTGTTCCAGCTCACACGTGCGCCGGGCAAAAACATCGTGTATCTTGGGTCGTTGCTGCTGGTGCTGGGCGTGTTCTCGATGTTTTACGTGCGAGAGCGCCGCTGGTGGCTGTGGATCCGGCCGCAATCCGGTCAGGCCAACGAAAGCGTCTCTGGCGCACATGTGCTCACAGCCATGTCGACCATGCGCCGCACGCTCGACTTTGACCGCGAGTTCGAGCGCCTCAAGCACGATATTCGCGCCGCGGCAGGAGCCCCGAGCGCCCCCGATGCCGCCGGTGCAGCGAGCGTCGACCCCAAACCAACGAAGTGA
- a CDS encoding c-type cytochrome has protein sequence MNRIANVFAVAALSLASVFSMAHAEEQKVAKADAARGETIFNTGVPASGVPACASCHGAGGNSAMNVNPKLAGQHAEYIEKQLKDFKAKTDRNQPVMSLYAGALSDQDMKDIGAYLGKQPAWKPGSAKSKDTIELGQKLYRGGDAKRGIAACAGCHGPTGAGIPAQYPRIAGQFSEYTEAQLVAFQSGTRKNSVQMRDLAGRMTAQQIKAVADYIAGLR, from the coding sequence ATGAACCGCATCGCGAACGTTTTTGCTGTCGCAGCGCTGTCCCTGGCATCGGTCTTTTCCATGGCCCATGCCGAAGAGCAAAAAGTCGCCAAGGCCGACGCCGCGCGCGGCGAAACGATTTTCAACACCGGTGTGCCCGCCAGTGGCGTGCCTGCATGTGCCAGTTGTCACGGCGCCGGCGGCAACAGCGCCATGAACGTCAACCCGAAGCTGGCTGGCCAGCACGCCGAATACATCGAAAAGCAGCTCAAGGATTTCAAGGCCAAGACCGACCGTAACCAGCCGGTCATGTCTCTGTATGCCGGCGCGCTGTCGGACCAGGACATGAAGGACATTGGTGCCTACCTGGGTAAGCAACCGGCTTGGAAGCCGGGTTCGGCCAAGAGCAAAGACACCATCGAGCTGGGCCAGAAGCTGTATCGCGGCGGCGACGCCAAGCGCGGTATCGCAGCATGCGCAGGCTGTCACGGCCCGACGGGTGCCGGTATCCCGGCGCAATATCCGCGTATTGCAGGTCAGTTCTCCGAATACACTGAAGCTCAACTGGTTGCGTTCCAAAGCGGCACCCGCAAGAACAGCGTACAGATGCGCGACTTGGCTGGTCGCATGACGGCCCAGCAGATCAAGGCGGTAGCCGACTACATTGCGGGCCTGCGCTAA
- the yihA gene encoding ribosome biogenesis GTP-binding protein YihA/YsxC translates to MSLLHQARFFITVNHLRDLPATAVPEVAFAGRSNAGKSTAINILCNQKRLAFSSKTPGRTQHINYFSVMPAKAEDPLGFLVDLPGYGYAEAPGETKSHWVHLLGDYVKARQQLAGLVIMMDARRPFTDLDCQMVEWFLPTGKPIHVLLTKADKLTNNDASRALMAARKVLADYRAQIDGDVSLTVQLFSSLKRRGIEEAQRIVAGWLCLPEALEPEPQAEQAKKTPSPNTQRG, encoded by the coding sequence ATGTCGCTCCTGCATCAAGCCCGTTTCTTCATCACCGTCAATCATCTGCGTGATTTACCGGCGACCGCCGTGCCGGAAGTTGCGTTTGCGGGCCGCTCCAACGCAGGCAAATCCACCGCGATCAACATCCTGTGCAATCAGAAGCGGCTCGCCTTTTCCAGCAAGACGCCTGGCCGCACGCAGCACATCAACTATTTCTCGGTGATGCCCGCCAAGGCGGAGGACCCGCTCGGTTTCCTGGTCGACCTGCCCGGTTACGGCTATGCCGAAGCGCCCGGCGAGACCAAATCGCACTGGGTTCATCTTCTGGGCGACTACGTCAAGGCGCGCCAGCAGCTCGCCGGCCTCGTCATCATGATGGACGCGCGCCGCCCGTTTACCGACCTCGATTGCCAGATGGTCGAGTGGTTCCTGCCGACAGGTAAGCCGATCCACGTGCTGCTCACGAAAGCGGACAAGCTGACCAACAACGATGCCTCGCGCGCACTCATGGCCGCACGCAAGGTGCTGGCCGATTACCGCGCGCAGATCGACGGCGATGTTTCGCTCACGGTGCAGTTGTTCTCCAGCCTGAAGCGTCGCGGCATCGAAGAGGCGCAGCGAATTGTCGCAGGCTGGCTGTGCCTGCCGGAGGCGCTGGAGCCCGAGCCGCAAGCCGAGCAGGCAAAAAAAACCCCGTCGCCAAACACGCAACGGGGGTAA
- the hemB gene encoding porphobilinogen synthase, whose product MIASFPDHRPRRMRRDDFSRRMMRESRLTADDLIYPVFILEGTNVRQAVPSMPGVERVSIDVLLSVAEQCVQLGIPVLALFPVIEPSLKTPDGIEATNADGLIPRAVKALKARFPELGILTDVALDPYTSHGQDGVLDANGYVLNEETVDILMRQALVQAAAGVDIVAPSDMMDGRIGAIRLALENDDHIHTRIMAYAAKYASAFYGPFRDAVGSAANLGKSNKMTYQMDPANSDEALREVALDIAEGADMVMVKPGMPYLDIVRRVKDEFRFPTYVYQVSGEYAMLKAAAQNGWLDHDKVVLESLLAFKRAGANGILTYFALDAARLLRA is encoded by the coding sequence ATGATCGCGAGCTTCCCCGACCATCGTCCGCGCCGCATGCGCCGCGACGATTTCTCCCGCCGCATGATGCGCGAATCGCGCCTCACTGCTGACGACCTGATCTACCCGGTCTTCATCCTCGAAGGCACGAATGTGCGACAGGCCGTGCCGTCGATGCCGGGTGTCGAGCGCGTGTCGATCGATGTATTGCTGAGCGTCGCCGAGCAGTGCGTGCAGCTTGGCATTCCGGTGCTTGCACTCTTCCCCGTTATCGAGCCCTCGCTCAAAACGCCGGATGGTATCGAGGCCACCAATGCCGACGGCTTGATCCCGCGCGCGGTAAAGGCGCTCAAGGCGCGCTTCCCTGAATTGGGCATCCTGACCGATGTGGCGCTCGATCCGTACACGAGCCATGGCCAGGACGGCGTGCTCGACGCCAACGGCTATGTGCTCAACGAAGAGACGGTGGATATCCTGATGCGCCAGGCGCTGGTGCAGGCTGCGGCAGGCGTGGACATCGTCGCGCCATCCGACATGATGGACGGCCGTATCGGCGCGATTCGCCTGGCGCTGGAGAATGACGACCACATCCACACGCGCATCATGGCCTACGCGGCAAAGTACGCTTCGGCGTTCTACGGCCCGTTCCGTGACGCGGTGGGCTCGGCTGCCAATCTGGGCAAGAGCAACAAGATGACTTACCAGATGGATCCGGCCAACTCGGACGAAGCACTGCGCGAAGTGGCGCTCGACATCGCCGAAGGGGCCGACATGGTGATGGTCAAGCCCGGCATGCCATATCTCGACATCGTGCGCCGCGTGAAAGATGAGTTCCGCTTTCCGACGTACGTCTATCAGGTCAGCGGTGAATACGCGATGCTGAAAGCCGCCGCGCAGAACGGCTGGCTGGATCACGACAAGGTCGTGCTGGAATCGCTGCTGGCATTCAAACGCGCCGGGGCGAACGGCATCCTGACATATTTTGCGCTGGACGCCGCACGCCTGCTGCGCGCGTAA
- the dsbD gene encoding protein-disulfide reductase DsbD, which produces MTLFPFASVRRVVQLVMLLVAVATLPMRALAADDFLPPEQAFRFAAKQVDSQTVEVRFAIADGYYMYRERFAVAADPATVTLAPPDMPAGKVKFDETFNKDVETYRHDVAFRVKAQNASAPFTLIVTSQGCADQGLCYPPMKSRFLVEPAASLSGMSSAGGGDASSGDVLGRIASTLGSGNLGAIAALFFGLGLLLTFTPCVLPMLPILSAIVVGEHATRSRAAIVSTAYVLGMAVVYTAVGVAAGLAGQGLQAALQNAWVLGAFAVLMVALSLSMFGLYELQLPVAWRDHLTKASSKHGGGEIVGAVVMGALSALIVSPCVTPALAGALAYIAQTGNAAIGGMALFAMSIGMGVPLVLVGVGAGNLLPRAGHWLIVTKAVFGFILLAVALWIVQPVLPAWAVMVAWGGLLIGAAVFLRTFDSLPDGAGNVQRLGKVAGVVLALAGAAQLVGVAAGGRDPLQPLGGLIRASAGTSAQAETRGVIFKRVKSIAELDTEVRNASASGRAVMLDFYADWCVSCKEMERLTFTDARVHKALADVVLLQADVTANNADDQALLKRFGLFGPPGTIFFDAQGRELKARVVGFERADTFLESLRRAIGTTQAVKPTA; this is translated from the coding sequence ATGACCCTTTTTCCGTTCGCGTCCGTCCGACGTGTCGTCCAGTTGGTGATGTTGCTCGTCGCAGTGGCGACGCTGCCCATGCGCGCGCTTGCTGCTGACGATTTCCTGCCACCCGAGCAGGCATTCCGCTTCGCCGCCAAACAGGTCGACAGCCAGACCGTCGAAGTGAGGTTCGCTATTGCCGACGGCTACTACATGTATCGCGAGCGCTTCGCGGTGGCGGCGGATCCGGCGACCGTCACGCTGGCACCCCCTGACATGCCGGCAGGCAAGGTCAAGTTTGACGAGACGTTCAACAAGGACGTCGAGACCTACCGGCATGACGTTGCATTCCGTGTGAAAGCCCAGAACGCCAGTGCGCCTTTCACGCTGATCGTCACGTCGCAAGGGTGTGCAGATCAGGGCCTGTGCTATCCGCCGATGAAGAGCCGTTTCCTGGTGGAGCCCGCCGCCTCATTGTCGGGCATGTCTTCCGCGGGCGGTGGCGATGCCAGTTCCGGGGATGTCCTCGGCCGCATCGCCAGCACGCTCGGCAGCGGCAATCTTGGAGCGATTGCGGCGTTGTTCTTTGGGCTCGGGCTGCTGCTGACCTTCACGCCGTGCGTGCTGCCCATGCTGCCGATCTTGTCGGCGATCGTGGTCGGCGAACATGCGACGCGCTCGCGTGCAGCAATCGTGTCGACGGCTTACGTGCTCGGTATGGCCGTCGTCTATACCGCCGTGGGTGTGGCAGCCGGTTTGGCCGGGCAGGGGCTGCAAGCCGCGCTGCAGAATGCGTGGGTGCTGGGCGCGTTTGCTGTCTTGATGGTGGCGCTGTCGCTATCGATGTTCGGGCTGTATGAACTGCAATTGCCGGTGGCTTGGCGCGATCACCTGACAAAAGCTTCCAGCAAGCATGGCGGCGGCGAGATTGTGGGAGCCGTCGTGATGGGCGCGCTGTCGGCGTTGATCGTGTCCCCGTGTGTGACGCCGGCGTTGGCGGGTGCGCTGGCCTACATCGCGCAGACGGGCAACGCAGCCATCGGGGGCATGGCGTTGTTTGCGATGTCGATCGGCATGGGCGTGCCGCTTGTGCTCGTAGGTGTGGGGGCGGGCAACTTGCTGCCGCGTGCTGGCCATTGGTTGATCGTCACCAAAGCGGTGTTCGGTTTCATCCTGCTGGCGGTGGCGCTGTGGATCGTGCAGCCGGTGTTGCCGGCCTGGGCGGTGATGGTCGCGTGGGGTGGGTTGTTGATCGGTGCGGCCGTGTTTCTGCGGACGTTCGATTCGCTGCCGGATGGCGCGGGCAACGTGCAGCGCTTGGGCAAGGTCGCGGGTGTGGTGCTCGCGCTGGCGGGGGCGGCGCAACTGGTCGGTGTCGCCGCCGGAGGCCGCGATCCGCTGCAACCGCTGGGCGGACTGATTCGCGCATCGGCGGGCACGTCCGCGCAAGCGGAAACACGCGGCGTGATATTCAAGCGCGTGAAGAGCATCGCCGAACTCGACACCGAAGTGCGCAACGCGAGCGCATCGGGGCGTGCGGTGATGCTCGATTTCTACGCCGACTGGTGCGTCAGCTGCAAAGAGATGGAGCGCCTGACCTTCACCGATGCGCGTGTGCACAAGGCGCTTGCCGATGTGGTGCTGCTGCAGGCCGACGTGACGGCCAACAACGCTGATGACCAAGCCTTGCTCAAACGCTTCGGCCTGTTCGGTCCGCCCGGCACGATCTTCTTCGATGCGCAGGGTCGCGAACTGAAGGCGCGTGTGGTTGGCTTTGAGCGCGCCGACACGTTCCTGGAAAGCCTGCGCCGCGCGATCGGCACGACACAGGCAGTCAAGCCGACGGCCTGA
- the cutA gene encoding divalent-cation tolerance protein CutA: protein MSAGTEVLLVLTNLPDADSADRVTKVVLESRAAACVNRLPACASTYWWNGAIEHAAEIPLLIKTTHAAYPALELALRKAHPYEVPEIIAVPVAAGLPAYLAWVANETRQPSN, encoded by the coding sequence ATGTCCGCCGGAACCGAAGTACTGCTCGTGCTGACCAATTTGCCCGACGCCGATAGTGCGGATCGCGTAACCAAGGTCGTGCTGGAATCTCGTGCAGCAGCATGCGTCAATCGCTTGCCGGCTTGCGCGTCGACGTACTGGTGGAATGGTGCGATCGAGCACGCCGCCGAGATCCCGCTGCTGATCAAGACCACGCACGCAGCCTACCCGGCGTTGGAGCTGGCGTTACGCAAGGCGCATCCGTACGAGGTCCCCGAGATCATCGCTGTACCGGTGGCAGCAGGCTTGCCGGCGTATCTTGCGTGGGTGGCCAACGAAACGCGCCAGCCTTCCAATTGA
- the rplQ gene encoding 50S ribosomal protein L17: protein MRHRHGLRKLNRTSSHRLAMLRNMSNSLLQHELIKTTLPKAKELRKVVEPLITLAKKDTVANRRLAFARLRDRDMVTKLFNELGPRFATRPGGYTRILKFGFRQGDNAPMALVELLDRPEVAEAVEVDGAAE, encoded by the coding sequence ATGCGTCACCGTCATGGTTTGCGGAAACTGAACCGCACCTCGTCGCACCGTCTCGCGATGCTGCGCAACATGTCCAACTCGCTGCTGCAGCACGAGCTGATCAAGACCACGCTGCCGAAGGCCAAGGAACTGCGCAAGGTTGTCGAGCCGCTGATCACGCTGGCCAAGAAGGACACCGTCGCCAACCGCCGTCTGGCATTTGCCCGCCTGCGCGATCGCGACATGGTTACCAAGCTGTTCAACGAACTGGGCCCGCGTTTCGCGACCCGTCCGGGCGGCTACACCCGTATCCTGAAGTTCGGCTTCCGTCAGGGCGACAATGCGCCGATGGCGCTGGTCGAGCTGCTCGACCGTCCGGAAGTTGCCGAGGCTGTGGAAGTCGACGGCGCTGCCGAGTAA
- a CDS encoding DNA-directed RNA polymerase subunit alpha, whose product MQTALLKPKIIAVEPLGDHHAKVVMEPFERGYGHTLGNALRRVLLSSMVGYAPTEVTIAGVVHEYSTIDGVQEDVVNLLLNLKGVVFKLHNRDEVTVSLRKEGEGVVTAADIELPHDVEIINPGHVIANLSAGGKLDLQLKVEQGRGYVPGNVRKFGDESSKVIGRIVLDASFAPVRRVSYAVESARVEQRTDLDKLVMNIETNGVISPEEAIRQSARILVDQLSVFAALEGTESAAEAAAARAPQIDPILLRPVDDLELTVRSANCLKAENIYYIGDLIQRTENELLKTPNLGRKSLNEIKEVLASRGLTLGMKLENWPPAGLEK is encoded by the coding sequence ATGCAAACAGCACTCCTGAAGCCCAAAATTATTGCGGTTGAGCCGCTTGGCGATCATCACGCGAAGGTCGTCATGGAACCGTTCGAGCGAGGCTACGGCCACACGCTCGGTAACGCGCTGCGCCGCGTGCTGCTGTCGTCGATGGTTGGCTATGCTCCGACCGAAGTCACGATCGCTGGGGTCGTCCACGAGTATTCCACCATCGATGGCGTGCAGGAAGACGTCGTCAACCTGCTGCTGAACCTGAAGGGCGTGGTGTTCAAGCTGCACAATCGTGATGAAGTCACGGTGTCGCTGCGCAAGGAAGGTGAGGGTGTGGTGACCGCCGCCGATATCGAGCTGCCGCACGATGTCGAGATCATCAATCCGGGTCACGTGATCGCCAACCTGTCGGCCGGTGGCAAGCTGGATCTGCAGTTGAAGGTCGAGCAAGGCCGCGGCTATGTGCCGGGCAACGTGCGCAAGTTTGGCGATGAGTCGAGCAAGGTTATCGGCCGTATCGTGCTGGACGCGTCGTTCGCACCGGTGCGCCGTGTGTCGTACGCGGTGGAGTCTGCACGTGTGGAGCAGCGTACCGACCTCGACAAACTGGTGATGAACATCGAGACCAACGGCGTGATCTCGCCGGAAGAGGCGATTCGCCAGTCGGCTCGCATCCTGGTTGATCAGCTGTCGGTGTTCGCCGCGCTGGAGGGCACCGAAAGCGCTGCGGAGGCCGCCGCTGCTCGTGCGCCGCAGATCGATCCGATCCTGCTGCGCCCGGTCGACGACCTGGAACTGACGGTGCGTTCGGCCAACTGCCTGAAGGCCGAGAACATCTATTACATCGGCGACCTGATCCAACGTACCGAGAACGAACTGCTCAAGACCCCGAACCTGGGTCGCAAGTCGCTCAACGAGATCAAGGAAGTCCTCGCATCGCGTGGCCTGACGCTCGGCATGAAGCTCGAGAACTGGCCGCCCGCAGGTCTCGAGAAGTAA